From Camelus dromedarius isolate mCamDro1 chromosome 12, mCamDro1.pat, whole genome shotgun sequence, the proteins below share one genomic window:
- the LOC105095413 gene encoding LOW QUALITY PROTEIN: PRKC apoptosis WT1 regulator protein-like (The sequence of the model RefSeq protein was modified relative to this genomic sequence to represent the inferred CDS: inserted 1 base in 1 codon; substituted 1 base at 1 genomic stop codon), which produces MQSATIPGKPTGQVPARLRASGRTTGFLGGGEGDAGKDARQAEHPPHRHHRTPALHPGGTGGAAGKLPAAPGTSAAGANELSNNLPGGAAAPAARPQAVNCAVGPGPQSSAASARAAGGPVPHPHPAAAAAAAXRAVPPRXDEEERDSAPEKGKSSGSIARKGEGQTETRKLREERRSGSAKRAKLSMSHSQLISRTFNIPITSNGCSADSCTLECVCAAGGRGDTCALGKQLRPLR; this is translated from the exons GACAGGTGCCTGCCAGACTGAGGGCCAGCGGCCGCACCACAGGCTTccttggaggaggagaaggcgACGCGGGGAAAGATGCGCGCCAAGCAGAACACCCCCCGCACCGCCACCACCGTACCCCCGCCCTCCACCCTGGGGGCACCGGTGGCGCAGCTGGGAAGCTCCCCGCGGCTCCGGGCACCTCGGCTGCGGGGGCCAACGAGCTCAGCAACAACCTCCCGGGTGGCGCCGCTGCCCCTGCCGCCCGGCCCCAGGCCGTGAACTGCGCGGTGGGCCCGGGGCCGCAGAGCAGCGCCGCCTCGGCCAGGGCAGCCGGAGGaccagtcccccacccccaccccgccgccgccgccgccgccgcctagCGGGCAGTGCCGCCCC GCGACGAGGAGGAGCGGGACAGCGCCCCGGAGAAGGGCAAGAGCTCGGGCTCCATCGCCAGGAAAGGCGAGGGGCAGACGGAGACGAGGAAGCTGCGGGAGGAGCGGCGCTCCGGGTCTG CCAAAAGAGCAAAATTGTCAATGAGTCACTCACAGCTTATTTCAAGAACTTTTAACATTCCTATCACATCG AACGGGTGCTCCGCTGATTCCTGCACACTGGAGTGCGTCTGcgctgcaggagggagaggagacacaTGTGCCTTAGGGAAGCAG TTAAGGCCGCTGAGGTGA